Proteins from a genomic interval of Xanthomonas sp. AM6:
- a CDS encoding DUF3168 domain-containing protein, which produces MFPKVYRTIRTPAVAAIVGDRIGRHGQIAQTEARPYIVWQIVTGQPYDNLSDTPCGDFTSVQIDCYCGGETGDGDVHRLALAVRAALDAVLICNRVVIDNRDPDTKLYRVGIEADFIDQR; this is translated from the coding sequence ATGTTCCCCAAGGTCTACCGCACCATCCGCACGCCGGCTGTGGCCGCGATCGTGGGCGACAGGATCGGCCGGCACGGCCAGATCGCGCAGACGGAAGCGCGGCCGTACATCGTCTGGCAGATCGTCACCGGCCAGCCCTACGACAACCTGAGCGACACGCCGTGCGGCGATTTCACCAGCGTGCAGATCGACTGCTATTGCGGCGGCGAGACCGGCGACGGCGACGTGCATCGGCTCGCGTTGGCGGTGCGCGCCGCACTGGATGCCGTCCTCATCTGCAACAGGGTCGTGATCGACAACCGCGACCCCGACACGAAGCTGTACCGCGTCGGCATTGAGGCCGACTTCATCGACCAGCGCTGA
- a CDS encoding phage tail tube protein translates to MTAGTLRTQGTELYLVDKLSSSVEQVVKFACPTGITGIGGGTKDQLEDTCLDNEEDKTYKAGLGNPNAISVPFNFIPSSFSHQTLWDLKASGDNQEWMVGFSDGRGIAPTLDSEGHFVPPASPLRTTIGFDGYVSEVNIDVATNEIVRGTLTIQRSGPERPFWNGPQPT, encoded by the coding sequence ATGACCGCTGGAACCCTTCGTACCCAGGGAACCGAGCTTTACCTTGTCGACAAGCTGAGTTCCAGCGTGGAGCAGGTCGTCAAGTTCGCGTGCCCGACCGGCATCACCGGCATCGGCGGCGGCACCAAGGATCAGCTCGAGGACACCTGCCTCGACAACGAGGAGGACAAGACCTACAAGGCCGGCCTCGGCAATCCCAATGCCATCTCGGTGCCGTTCAACTTCATCCCGTCCAGCTTCAGCCACCAGACCCTGTGGGATCTGAAGGCCAGCGGCGACAACCAGGAGTGGATGGTCGGCTTCTCCGACGGCCGCGGCATCGCCCCGACGCTGGACAGCGAGGGCCACTTCGTGCCGCCGGCTTCGCCGCTGCGCACCACCATCGGCTTCGACGGCTACGTGTCGGAGGTGAACATCGACGTGGCCACGAACGAGATCGTGCGCGGCACGCTGACCATCCAGCGCTCCGGCCCGGAGCGCCCGTTCTGGAACGGCCCGCAGCCGACCTGA
- a CDS encoding methyltransferase domain-containing protein, with protein sequence MPLNSVRGRIRAYIERHAPALGDDVLEVGSRIHDPAAWWCTNRDLATGQWTGIDMQAGEGVDQVADIHELPAEWSGRFSGIVCSEVLEHVARPWLALPELRRVLQPGGLLVITTLFAFPEHGYPDDYYRFSQSGLRLLLQDAGFQSMALENAGELPIELNDHGERGVARRRLPMHTFAVARC encoded by the coding sequence TTGCCGCTTAACTCGGTGCGCGGCCGCATCCGCGCCTACATCGAGCGCCACGCGCCAGCCCTCGGCGATGACGTGCTGGAAGTCGGCAGCCGCATCCACGACCCGGCCGCGTGGTGGTGCACGAACCGCGACCTGGCCACGGGGCAGTGGACCGGCATCGACATGCAGGCGGGCGAGGGCGTCGACCAGGTAGCCGACATCCACGAGCTTCCGGCGGAATGGTCGGGCCGGTTCAGCGGCATCGTCTGCTCCGAGGTGTTGGAGCACGTGGCTCGGCCCTGGCTCGCCCTGCCGGAACTGCGCCGCGTGCTGCAGCCGGGCGGCCTGCTGGTGATCACCACGCTGTTCGCCTTCCCCGAGCACGGATACCCGGACGACTACTACCGCTTCAGCCAGAGCGGCCTGCGCCTGCTGTTGCAAGACGCGGGGTTCCAGAGCATGGCGCTCGAGAACGCCGGCGAGCTTCCCATCGAGCTGAACGACCACGGCGAGCGCGGCGTGGCGCGCCGGCGCCTGCCGATGCATACCTTCGCGGTGGCGCGGTGCTGA
- a CDS encoding phage head closure protein, whose translation MSNVAAGELRHRVLIQQQETTRDSDGVSQTAWVDVATVWAAVEPLSAREFVQSSQTQAAVTARITIRYRAGLAPTMRILHRGQVYNIAGLLPDKASGLEYITIPVSAGVNDGQ comes from the coding sequence ATGAGCAACGTGGCGGCGGGCGAGCTTCGGCACCGGGTGCTGATCCAGCAGCAGGAGACGACCAGGGACAGCGACGGCGTGTCGCAGACTGCATGGGTCGACGTGGCCACGGTCTGGGCGGCGGTGGAGCCGCTGTCGGCGCGCGAGTTCGTCCAGTCCAGCCAGACTCAGGCCGCGGTGACGGCGCGGATCACCATCCGCTACCGAGCCGGCCTCGCGCCGACGATGCGGATCCTGCACCGCGGCCAGGTCTACAACATCGCCGGCCTGCTGCCGGACAAGGCCTCGGGGCTGGAGTACATCACCATCCCCGTGTCGGCCGGGGTCAACGACGGCCAATGA